From Micromonospora sp. NBC_01699, a single genomic window includes:
- a CDS encoding alpha/beta fold hydrolase, producing the protein MEPRIDGFDYRRVTVAEDVALNVAVGGSGSPIVLLHGFPQTHLMWRHVAADLAADHTVICPDLRGYGASDKPAETDENTYSKRTMAADIVALARALGHDRFALAGHDRGALVAIRAGLDHPDVVTRLASLDVLPTLDMWDVMHGTTAAVGFHLYLMAQPPGLPEQMISASADAFFGYFLDLWTRNPEAIPVAVRAAYLKASREAVTSIVADYRASAGIDVDHDRADRAAGNRLRMPVSVLQQDWGSALGFDAAALWRAWAPDLEHGTVTCGHFMAEEAPAEIVKTLRSLLTR; encoded by the coding sequence GTGGAACCCAGGATCGATGGATTCGACTACCGGCGCGTCACCGTCGCCGAGGACGTGGCGCTCAACGTCGCGGTCGGCGGCTCGGGCAGCCCGATCGTGCTGCTGCACGGCTTCCCGCAGACCCACCTCATGTGGCGGCACGTAGCGGCGGATCTCGCCGCCGACCACACCGTGATCTGTCCCGACCTGCGCGGGTACGGGGCCAGCGACAAACCGGCCGAAACCGACGAAAACACGTACTCCAAGCGGACGATGGCCGCCGACATCGTGGCACTCGCCCGCGCACTGGGCCACGACCGGTTCGCCCTGGCCGGACATGACCGGGGCGCCCTGGTCGCCATCCGCGCCGGCCTCGACCACCCCGACGTGGTCACCCGGCTCGCGTCGCTCGACGTGCTGCCGACCCTCGACATGTGGGACGTCATGCACGGCACCACCGCCGCCGTCGGTTTCCACCTTTACCTGATGGCCCAGCCACCGGGCCTGCCCGAGCAGATGATCAGCGCCAGTGCCGACGCCTTCTTCGGTTACTTCCTCGACCTGTGGACCCGCAACCCCGAGGCGATCCCGGTCGCCGTGCGCGCCGCGTACCTGAAGGCGTCCCGCGAGGCCGTCACCTCGATCGTCGCGGACTACCGGGCATCGGCCGGCATCGACGTCGACCACGATCGGGCGGACCGGGCGGCCGGGAACCGGCTGCGCATGCCGGTCTCCGTCCTTCAGCAGGACTGGGGCAGCGCGCTCGGCTTCGACGCCGCCGCGCTGTGGCGGGCGTGGGCACCGGACCTGGAACACGGCACCGTCACCTGCGGCCACTTCATGGCCGAGGAAGCGCCCGCCGAGATTGTCAAGACCCTGCGCTCCCTCCTGACCCGGTAA
- a CDS encoding BTAD domain-containing putative transcriptional regulator: protein MTRQATAPVVAFGVLGPVTATTDSGPVALRGARQRAVLARLLIARGRVVPVDRLVDDLWEVPTSGAVAAIRTFVSDLRRALEPDRPPRQPARLLVTTPPGYALQAAPEAVDARRFEALVGESAQLLPAGRAAEALAGLDEALGLWRGPAYAEYAEEGWARAEINRLDELRMLALERRAEALLALDRAAEAASDLRASVDGHPLREDTWRLLATALYRSGRQGEALATLRRARQILASELGVDPGPRLRRLQADILAQAPHLDPLPAVMTAHRPPGEQGRSGERAAVGVPRPFVGREEELARLERAAEVVARHGRPLVALISGDAGAGKTALAEALTRRLAAGGWATGWGRVPEYEGAPIDWPWAQIGDPPTWPPANPAHPEPAEDREPVAHPEPAEDREPVAHPEPAEDREPVAHPEPAEDREPVAHPVPVEGVERAEDPAVARFRLRRAAVSRLASRLASVTGRGPTLMVVDDLHRADEGTLDLLTALLAEPEPLTGPVLIVGTYRATEITAQLTSALARFARTEPVRVYLGGLPEVATGQLAGTVVGRELDPSTARLIHRRSGGNPFFVRELARLFAAEGSTGLLTVPAGVREVIRHRLARLPEPAQSLLRLASVLGRDVDPDVLAALAGDDAPLLDALDSALEAGFLTERDTDGRPRFTHLLVRDTLYDNLSALRRARWHADAAEVIERLHPDDVTALAHHFGRAASRVTAPRAAYYARAAAERAEGRFNPHEAARLWRQALTAYDRAEDGDVRGRLAALIGLGRTVAVTGDLDEARRCRSEAVDTAAQLDDPELTMEVVTAFDVPAIWPRNDDEDLSRRIVGAAERALTALGEDRAEQRSRLLSTVALETRGSTTDRGRLAAYEAEAIARTTGDPALLAFALNARFMHTFERAGLAAERARIGAELVDLAARHELVTFEVLGHLILLQASCALADLVTADAHARAADRLAERYDLPLVGVFTQWYAALRLAVCGHRIEAEVAYRAAHARLRGAGMPGMEQGLLPLALLALDPEATGAPSPDRGPYEPWIRPLVLLGTGRREEAAAALRRVPEPPHDLLYEARLCLVARAAVALADRATMERVYTGLLPAAGELAGAGSGVLTLGPVARHLGDLATALGRPVEAAAHYEMARERMETARRI, encoded by the coding sequence ATGACCAGGCAGGCGACCGCACCGGTGGTGGCCTTCGGCGTGCTGGGACCCGTGACGGCCACGACCGACAGTGGCCCGGTCGCGTTGAGGGGTGCCCGCCAGCGGGCGGTGCTGGCGCGACTGTTGATCGCCAGGGGCCGGGTTGTGCCGGTCGACCGGCTGGTCGACGACCTGTGGGAGGTGCCGACGTCGGGTGCGGTGGCGGCGATCCGTACCTTCGTGTCCGATCTGCGGCGGGCACTGGAACCGGACCGGCCACCCCGGCAGCCGGCCCGACTGCTGGTCACCACACCACCCGGTTACGCGTTGCAGGCGGCACCGGAAGCGGTGGACGCGCGGCGGTTCGAGGCGCTGGTCGGCGAGTCCGCCCAACTGCTGCCGGCGGGACGGGCGGCCGAGGCGCTGGCCGGTCTGGACGAAGCGCTCGGCCTGTGGCGCGGACCCGCGTACGCCGAGTACGCCGAGGAGGGCTGGGCGCGGGCGGAAATCAACCGGCTGGACGAGTTGCGGATGCTGGCGCTCGAACGGCGGGCCGAGGCCCTGCTCGCTCTCGACCGGGCCGCCGAGGCCGCCTCCGACCTCCGGGCGTCCGTTGACGGCCACCCGCTGCGCGAGGACACCTGGCGGTTGCTGGCCACCGCCCTGTACCGGTCCGGTCGCCAGGGAGAGGCCCTGGCGACCCTGCGCCGGGCCCGGCAGATCCTGGCCTCGGAACTCGGGGTGGATCCCGGACCCCGGCTGCGACGGCTACAGGCCGACATCCTCGCCCAGGCCCCGCACCTCGATCCGCTCCCGGCCGTGATGACGGCACACCGACCACCGGGCGAACAGGGGCGATCGGGCGAGCGGGCGGCGGTGGGCGTACCGCGACCGTTCGTCGGCCGCGAGGAGGAACTCGCTCGGCTGGAACGGGCGGCCGAGGTCGTCGCCCGGCACGGCCGGCCGCTGGTCGCCCTGATCTCCGGGGACGCGGGTGCGGGCAAGACGGCGCTGGCCGAGGCGCTCACCCGACGGCTGGCCGCCGGTGGCTGGGCGACGGGGTGGGGACGCGTCCCCGAGTACGAGGGCGCCCCGATCGACTGGCCCTGGGCGCAGATCGGCGACCCGCCGACCTGGCCGCCGGCCAACCCCGCGCACCCCGAACCGGCCGAGGACCGGGAGCCGGTTGCGCACCCCGAACCGGCCGAGGACCGGGAGCCGGTTGCGCACCCCGAACCGGCCGAGGACCGGGAGCCGGTTGCGCACCCCGAACCGGCCGAGGACCGGGAGCCGGTTGCGCACCCCGTGCCGGTCGAGGGTGTTGAACGGGCGGAGGATCCGGCGGTGGCTCGGTTCCGGCTGCGCCGGGCGGCGGTGTCCCGGCTCGCGTCCCGGCTGGCGAGCGTGACGGGCCGGGGACCGACGCTGATGGTCGTGGACGACCTGCACCGGGCCGACGAGGGCACCCTGGACCTGCTGACCGCCCTGCTCGCCGAGCCGGAACCGCTGACCGGACCGGTTTTGATCGTCGGCACGTACCGGGCGACCGAGATCACCGCGCAGTTGACCTCGGCGCTGGCCCGGTTCGCCCGTACCGAGCCGGTGCGGGTCTACCTGGGCGGGCTGCCGGAGGTGGCGACCGGTCAACTCGCCGGCACCGTCGTCGGGCGGGAGCTGGACCCGTCCACCGCGCGGCTGATCCACCGGCGCAGCGGCGGCAACCCCTTCTTCGTACGGGAACTCGCCCGGCTGTTCGCCGCCGAGGGCAGCACCGGCCTGCTGACCGTTCCGGCGGGCGTACGGGAAGTGATCCGGCACCGCCTGGCGCGGCTGCCGGAGCCGGCGCAGAGCCTGCTGCGGCTGGCGTCGGTGCTCGGCCGGGACGTCGACCCCGACGTGCTCGCCGCGTTGGCCGGTGACGACGCGCCGCTCCTCGACGCCCTGGACAGCGCGTTGGAGGCCGGCTTCCTGACCGAGCGGGACACCGACGGGCGGCCCCGGTTCACCCACCTTCTGGTCCGCGACACCCTCTACGACAACCTGTCCGCGCTGCGCCGGGCCCGCTGGCACGCCGACGCCGCCGAGGTGATCGAACGGCTGCACCCCGATGACGTGACCGCACTCGCCCACCACTTCGGACGGGCCGCGAGCCGCGTCACCGCGCCCCGGGCCGCGTACTACGCGCGGGCCGCCGCCGAGCGGGCCGAAGGCCGGTTCAACCCGCACGAGGCGGCCCGGCTGTGGCGGCAGGCGCTCACCGCGTACGACCGCGCCGAGGACGGCGACGTACGCGGGCGGCTGGCGGCGCTGATCGGGCTGGGCCGTACGGTAGCGGTGACCGGGGACCTGGACGAGGCCCGCCGGTGCCGGTCCGAGGCGGTCGACACGGCGGCACAGCTCGACGACCCGGAGTTGACGATGGAGGTCGTCACCGCGTTCGACGTACCCGCGATCTGGCCCCGGAACGACGACGAGGACCTTTCCCGCCGGATCGTCGGTGCCGCCGAGCGGGCCCTGACGGCACTCGGCGAGGACCGGGCCGAACAGCGCAGCCGCCTGCTGAGCACTGTCGCCCTGGAGACGCGCGGCAGCACCACGGACCGGGGTCGGCTGGCCGCGTACGAGGCGGAGGCCATCGCCCGGACGACGGGCGACCCGGCACTGTTGGCCTTCGCCCTCAACGCCCGCTTCATGCACACCTTCGAGCGGGCCGGGCTCGCCGCCGAGCGCGCCCGGATCGGCGCCGAACTGGTCGACCTGGCGGCCCGGCACGAGCTGGTGACGTTCGAGGTGCTCGGTCACCTGATCCTGCTCCAGGCCAGCTGTGCGCTGGCCGACCTGGTCACCGCCGACGCGCACGCACGGGCCGCCGATCGCCTCGCCGAACGGTACGACCTGCCGCTGGTCGGTGTGTTCACCCAGTGGTACGCCGCACTGCGGCTGGCCGTGTGCGGGCACCGGATCGAGGCGGAGGTGGCGTACCGAGCCGCGCACGCCCGGCTGCGCGGTGCCGGGATGCCGGGCATGGAGCAGGGGCTGCTCCCCCTCGCCCTGCTGGCACTGGACCCGGAGGCGACCGGGGCGCCGAGCCCGGACCGGGGCCCGTACGAGCCGTGGATCCGGCCGTTGGTCCTGCTCGGTACGGGCCGCCGCGAGGAGGCCGCCGCCGCGTTGAGACGCGTTCCGGAGCCACCGCACGACCTGCTCTACGAGGCCCGACTCTGTCTCGTCGCACGCGCGGCCGTCGCCCTGGCCGACCGGGCCACCATGGAGCGGGTCTACACCGGACTGTTGCCGGCCGCCGGTGAGCTGGCCGGGGCGGGCAGCGGCGTGCTCACCCTCGGGCCGGTGGCCCGGCACCTCGGCGACCTCGCCACCGCGTTGGGTCGCCCCGTCGAAGCCGCCGCCCACTACGAGATGGCACGGGAACGGATGGAGACGGCACGCCGGATCTGA
- a CDS encoding LacI family DNA-binding transcriptional regulator, with translation MTVRPARKIRLEDVAEAAGVSRATASRVISRTGPASPAVQDRVRNAARQLGYQPDQVARSLAGGAGFRLVVAIVGTTSRVLDDPYVDRALAAAAETAAPYGVGVSLQWLPRRSPRLDRLAEDRSVRGVVLFNTTEATLAGMPAALNRRVASIGIGSPSVPSFDVDNGGAASTIVRHLYGIGRRRIAMITGPPWLPCAWRSVKAYQDLVRSAGLPVRLVAGDFSAAGGQRGMRIVLRRWPDTDAVFAINDATALGAIAVLRETGRLVPDDIAVAGFDDIPFAELSAPALTTASHPVGAIVSAAVTAVLDGSRVPPAAVFPSTLVRRASA, from the coding sequence ATGACGGTGCGGCCGGCACGGAAGATCAGGCTGGAGGACGTGGCGGAAGCCGCGGGCGTGTCCCGCGCGACCGCCTCCCGGGTCATTTCCAGAACGGGGCCGGCGTCACCGGCCGTCCAGGACCGGGTCCGGAACGCGGCCCGCCAGCTCGGTTACCAACCGGACCAGGTGGCCAGGTCGCTGGCCGGGGGTGCCGGGTTCCGGCTCGTCGTCGCGATCGTCGGCACCACGTCCCGGGTGCTCGACGACCCGTACGTCGACCGGGCGCTCGCCGCCGCGGCCGAGACCGCCGCCCCGTACGGGGTCGGGGTGTCCCTTCAGTGGTTGCCCCGCCGGTCGCCCCGGCTGGACCGGCTGGCCGAGGACCGCAGTGTGCGGGGCGTGGTGCTGTTCAACACGACCGAGGCGACCCTCGCCGGGATGCCGGCGGCGCTGAACCGGCGGGTCGCCTCGATCGGGATCGGCTCCCCGAGCGTGCCGTCCTTCGACGTCGACAACGGCGGCGCGGCCAGCACGATCGTGCGCCACCTGTACGGGATCGGCCGCCGCCGGATCGCCATGATCACCGGTCCGCCGTGGCTGCCCTGCGCCTGGCGTTCGGTCAAGGCGTACCAGGATCTGGTGCGTTCGGCCGGGCTGCCGGTCCGCCTCGTCGCCGGGGACTTCTCCGCCGCCGGTGGCCAGCGGGGGATGCGTATCGTGCTGCGCCGCTGGCCGGACACGGACGCGGTCTTCGCGATCAACGACGCCACGGCGCTCGGTGCGATCGCCGTCCTGCGCGAGACCGGTCGCCTGGTGCCGGACGACATAGCGGTGGCCGGGTTCGACGACATCCCGTTCGCCGAGTTGAGCGCTCCCGCCCTGACCACGGCCAGCCACCCGGTGGGCGCGATCGTCTCGGCGGCGGTCACCGCCGTGCTCGACGGGTCGCGGGTGCCGCCGGCAGCGGTCTTCCCGTCGACCCTGGTCCGGCGGGCGAGCGCCTGA
- a CDS encoding MFS transporter, protein MSPTEANPATPTSPAVVPPPRQVLAARTGVAFVFALNGLAVASWFSRVPAAREGLGLSAGQLGLLLLAMSLGAILAMVTAGAVVHRAGSPRTVAGSTALVAVGLVVVGAGIGAWSSVTVVALGLAAIGYGSGLTDVAMNVEAALVERRLGRTIMPRFHAAWSLGTVTGAGLGAATAHAGFPVFAHLTLVAALVLVGTLVAVRFFLTARGGAEARTDETATAGHRRDSGVLRAWREPRTLLVGLLVLIMAFTEGTANDWVAVAFIDGHGVSEAAGAAVFGIFVAAMTVGRTAGTIALDRWGRVPVLFATVGLAVVGVVIAVLATSTPVALAGVALWGLGASLGFPVGMSAAADDEDRAPARVSVVATIGYTAFLAGPPFVGLLGDHVGTLKALLVVPILLVPALALVPATRRAEVR, encoded by the coding sequence GTGAGCCCGACCGAGGCCAACCCGGCCACCCCGACGTCCCCGGCCGTGGTGCCGCCGCCCCGGCAGGTCCTCGCCGCCCGTACCGGGGTCGCCTTCGTCTTCGCCCTCAACGGCCTGGCCGTCGCCTCGTGGTTCTCCCGGGTGCCGGCCGCCCGCGAGGGGCTCGGCCTCAGCGCCGGGCAACTGGGACTGCTGCTGCTCGCGATGTCACTCGGCGCGATCCTGGCGATGGTCACCGCGGGAGCGGTGGTGCACCGCGCCGGCTCACCCCGTACGGTCGCCGGCTCCACCGCGCTGGTCGCGGTCGGCCTGGTGGTGGTCGGCGCCGGCATCGGCGCGTGGTCCTCGGTCACGGTCGTGGCCCTCGGTCTCGCCGCGATCGGCTACGGCTCCGGCCTGACCGACGTGGCGATGAACGTCGAGGCCGCGCTGGTCGAACGGCGGCTCGGGCGGACCATCATGCCCCGCTTCCACGCGGCCTGGAGCCTGGGCACCGTCACCGGCGCCGGGCTCGGTGCCGCCACCGCCCACGCCGGCTTTCCCGTCTTCGCGCACCTGACCCTGGTCGCCGCCCTGGTGCTGGTCGGCACGCTGGTCGCGGTCCGCTTCTTCCTGACCGCCCGAGGCGGGGCCGAAGCGCGGACCGACGAGACGGCCACCGCCGGCCACCGCCGGGACAGCGGCGTGCTGCGGGCCTGGCGCGAGCCCCGTACGCTGCTCGTCGGCCTGTTGGTGCTGATCATGGCCTTCACCGAGGGGACCGCCAACGACTGGGTGGCGGTGGCCTTCATCGACGGGCACGGGGTCAGCGAGGCGGCCGGCGCCGCCGTGTTCGGCATCTTCGTCGCCGCGATGACCGTCGGCCGCACCGCCGGCACGATCGCGCTCGACCGGTGGGGCCGGGTCCCGGTGCTGTTCGCCACCGTCGGGCTGGCCGTCGTCGGCGTGGTGATCGCGGTCCTCGCCACCTCCACCCCGGTTGCCCTGGCCGGGGTCGCGCTCTGGGGACTCGGCGCCTCGCTCGGCTTCCCGGTCGGGATGAGCGCCGCCGCCGACGACGAGGACCGGGCACCGGCCCGGGTCAGCGTCGTGGCGACGATCGGCTACACGGCGTTCCTCGCCGGGCCGCCCTTCGTCGGACTGCTCGGCGACCACGTCGGCACGCTGAAGGCGCTGCTGGTCGTACCGATCCTGCTGGTGCCGGCACTCGCCCTGGTGCCGGCGACCCGCCGCGCGGAGGTCCGGTAG
- a CDS encoding type II toxin-antitoxin system Phd/YefM family antitoxin gives MAAPALAPGIDQSRVLPLREARTRLTQLVALAELTDTVTVVTRDGDPRPVAAIVPAAAARSMAQATADAERVAAVSAGWARRLDELHRQGARRHAAELRAVTDALAEAWAELDRRVTPGSDPALTRLRGAHADLLRA, from the coding sequence ATGGCTGCCCCCGCCCTGGCTCCCGGCATCGACCAGTCGCGCGTTCTGCCGCTGCGCGAGGCCCGCACCCGACTGACCCAGCTCGTCGCCCTGGCCGAGCTGACCGACACCGTCACGGTTGTCACCCGCGACGGTGATCCCCGCCCGGTCGCCGCGATCGTGCCGGCGGCCGCGGCCCGATCGATGGCCCAGGCCACCGCCGACGCCGAACGGGTCGCGGCGGTGTCGGCCGGTTGGGCCCGCCGGCTCGACGAGCTGCACCGGCAGGGTGCCCGGCGGCACGCGGCCGAGCTGCGCGCGGTCACCGACGCGCTCGCCGAGGCGTGGGCCGAGCTCGACCGCCGGGTCACGCCGGGCAGCGACCCCGCCCTCACCCGGTTGCGCGGCGCCCACGCCGACCTGCTCCGCGCCTGA
- a CDS encoding amphi-Trp domain-containing protein, whose protein sequence is MQIYEDARTVSRADLAAWLRQLASQLESGGQIFYGAAGAVTVAEQVRCELEIERESATEISVEIEFSWTAPEAAASADEAETESEEDEEEGEEGPATEEGTPDTEAEPAEAKPAEAKPADAG, encoded by the coding sequence ATGCAAATCTACGAGGACGCCCGTACGGTGTCGCGGGCCGATCTGGCCGCGTGGCTGCGCCAACTGGCCAGCCAGTTGGAGTCCGGTGGACAGATCTTCTACGGTGCCGCCGGCGCGGTCACGGTGGCCGAGCAGGTCCGGTGCGAGCTGGAGATCGAGCGCGAGAGCGCCACCGAGATCTCGGTCGAGATCGAGTTCTCCTGGACCGCCCCCGAGGCGGCCGCATCCGCAGACGAGGCGGAGACCGAGAGCGAGGAAGACGAAGAGGAAGGCGAGGAGGGCCCGGCCACCGAGGAGGGCACCCCGGACACCGAAGCCGAGCCCGCCGAGGCCAAGCCCGCCGAGGCCAAGCCCGCCGACGCCGGGTAG
- a CDS encoding acVLRF1 family peptidyl-tRNA hydrolase, translated as MMKARPAAGGGRWVEISPERIRGWLDGFYGRHDGATEDGLVLTGANNGDTATLHPPPGFAAVPDVDTLLADVVRPPRIAVLLVRKGAVATGIADGTNVTVSKVERFYVQGRTAAGGSSQQRYARRRANQAQAAADRAADIAVRVLLPYAPGVAADPHDEVRALVCGGDRSMLDIVLADRRLAPLAPLRHPRLLESAEPRLAVLQDAAVTARKICIHLVP; from the coding sequence CTGATGAAGGCGCGCCCCGCCGCCGGTGGTGGCCGGTGGGTGGAGATCTCTCCGGAACGGATCCGGGGTTGGCTCGACGGGTTCTACGGCCGACACGACGGTGCCACCGAGGACGGACTGGTGCTGACCGGGGCGAACAACGGCGACACCGCCACCCTGCACCCGCCGCCCGGTTTCGCCGCCGTGCCGGACGTCGACACCCTGCTCGCCGACGTCGTACGGCCGCCCAGGATCGCCGTGCTGCTGGTGCGCAAGGGCGCGGTCGCCACCGGTATCGCCGACGGCACGAACGTGACCGTCTCGAAGGTCGAGCGCTTCTACGTGCAGGGGCGTACGGCGGCGGGTGGCTCGTCGCAGCAGCGCTACGCCCGGCGCCGCGCGAACCAGGCCCAGGCCGCCGCCGACCGGGCCGCCGACATCGCCGTACGGGTCCTGCTGCCCTACGCGCCGGGGGTGGCCGCCGACCCGCACGACGAGGTCCGGGCACTGGTCTGCGGCGGGGACCGGTCGATGCTCGACATCGTGCTGGCGGACCGGCGGCTGGCGCCGCTGGCGCCACTGCGACATCCGCGCCTGCTCGAATCCGCCGAGCCGAGGCTGGCCGTACTCCAGGACGCGGCGGTGACCGCCAGGAAGATCTGCATCCATCTCGTGCCGTGA
- a CDS encoding S8 family peptidase: MTSPRTPQRRLAAIGTVIATTVATVMVAGPVAAAPATGDIRVHAGTTAVPGSYIVVLKDSAVGGRAGTRQAQVSSQAGSLAARYGGSTGHVYGAALNGFEARLSESAAKRLAADPAVAYVEQNYTVTTSVTQTNPPWGLDRIDQPNLPLSATYSYVRNGSGVVAYIIDTGIRISHSEFGGRATYGYDAVDGLLPADDCNGHGTHVAGTVGGRTYGVAKGVRLVAVRVLDCLGSGNLGGVIAGVNWVTSNHGPGQPAVANMSLGGALNGSINTAVQNSILDGVSYAVAAGNNNQPACNYSPAAVGTALTVGATQSNDIRASFSNYGTCLDLFAPGVGVLSAWYTSDTATANLQGTSMAAPHVAGAAARVLQGNPGWSPATVHSYITSTATPGVVINPGAGSPNRLLYLPPTY; encoded by the coding sequence TTGACGTCTCCACGCACGCCCCAGCGCCGATTGGCCGCCATCGGCACCGTCATCGCCACCACCGTGGCGACGGTCATGGTCGCCGGCCCGGTGGCCGCCGCCCCGGCAACCGGTGACATCCGGGTCCACGCCGGCACCACCGCCGTACCCGGCAGCTACATCGTCGTGCTCAAGGACAGCGCGGTCGGTGGCCGGGCCGGCACCCGCCAAGCCCAGGTGTCCAGCCAGGCCGGCAGTCTCGCCGCCCGCTACGGCGGCAGCACCGGCCACGTGTACGGCGCGGCACTCAACGGCTTCGAGGCCCGACTGTCCGAATCGGCCGCCAAGCGACTCGCCGCCGATCCGGCGGTCGCGTACGTCGAGCAGAACTACACCGTCACAACGTCGGTCACCCAGACCAACCCACCATGGGGTCTGGACCGGATCGACCAGCCGAACCTCCCGCTGAGCGCGACGTACAGCTATGTCCGCAACGGCAGCGGGGTCGTCGCGTACATCATCGACACCGGCATCCGGATCAGCCACAGCGAGTTCGGCGGCCGGGCGACCTACGGCTACGACGCGGTTGACGGGTTGCTCCCCGCCGACGACTGCAACGGCCACGGCACGCACGTCGCCGGTACGGTCGGCGGCCGGACGTACGGGGTGGCCAAGGGCGTCCGGCTGGTCGCCGTACGGGTGCTCGACTGCCTGGGCAGCGGCAACCTCGGTGGAGTCATCGCCGGGGTGAACTGGGTGACCAGCAACCACGGGCCGGGCCAGCCGGCCGTGGCGAACATGAGCCTCGGCGGAGCCCTCAACGGTTCCATCAACACGGCCGTACAGAACTCCATCCTGGACGGGGTCAGCTACGCGGTGGCGGCGGGCAACAACAACCAACCCGCCTGCAACTACTCGCCCGCGGCGGTCGGCACCGCGCTCACCGTCGGCGCCACCCAGAGCAACGATATCCGGGCCAGCTTCTCCAACTACGGCACCTGCCTGGACCTCTTCGCCCCCGGCGTCGGTGTCCTGTCCGCCTGGTACACCAGTGACACCGCCACCGCCAACCTCCAGGGCACCTCGATGGCCGCTCCGCACGTGGCCGGCGCGGCGGCCAGGGTGCTCCAGGGCAACCCGGGCTGGTCGCCGGCGACGGTGCACTCGTACATCACCTCCACCGCCACGCCCGGCGTCGTGATCAACCCGGGCGCCGGCTCACCGAACCGGCTGCTCTACCTGCCGCCGACGTACTGA
- a CDS encoding S8 family peptidase — MTTSGIRGRRLLAAGLLAVLTVGAATPASAATGTTAPTGQILRAGGATAVPDSYLVVLREPAAAADRAAVAATADQLGADYGGTVVRVYHAALRGFEVRLPERAAKRLAADPAVAFVEQNHLVPLAAGVQPNPPNWGLDRIDQRQLPLNQRYGYPNTAPNVRAYVIDTGIRPTHIDFTGRVVAGFDAFAGVLPPGDCNGHGTHLAGIIGGELHGVAKDVSLIAVRVLDCTGIGSYAQVIAGIDWTVQNAVRPSVANMGIGGGASTTLDAAVTNAIIRGISFAVPAGSSSANACNYSPSRVPTALTVAGTTITDAKMSSANFGSCLDIFAPGQGITSTWYTGDTATNTISGSSMASAHVAGCVALLLQANPTWSPAQLASYLAAVSTGGVVGAPGAGSPNRLLYCGP, encoded by the coding sequence ATGACCACATCAGGTATCCGGGGCCGGCGCCTGCTCGCCGCCGGTCTGCTGGCCGTCCTCACCGTCGGCGCCGCCACCCCGGCGTCCGCCGCCACGGGCACCACCGCACCCACGGGACAGATCCTGCGTGCCGGCGGCGCCACCGCCGTACCCGACAGCTACCTGGTCGTCCTGCGCGAACCGGCCGCCGCCGCCGACCGGGCCGCGGTCGCCGCCACCGCCGACCAACTCGGCGCCGACTACGGCGGTACGGTCGTCCGGGTCTACCACGCGGCCCTGCGCGGCTTCGAGGTACGGCTACCGGAGCGGGCCGCGAAACGCCTGGCCGCCGACCCGGCGGTGGCGTTCGTCGAACAGAACCACCTGGTGCCGCTCGCCGCCGGGGTGCAGCCGAACCCGCCGAACTGGGGACTGGACCGGATCGACCAGCGCCAACTCCCGCTCAACCAGCGGTACGGCTACCCGAACACCGCCCCGAACGTACGCGCGTACGTGATCGACACCGGGATCCGCCCGACGCACATCGACTTCACCGGTCGGGTGGTCGCCGGGTTCGACGCCTTCGCCGGGGTGCTGCCGCCGGGCGACTGCAACGGGCACGGCACCCATCTCGCCGGCATCATCGGCGGCGAACTGCACGGTGTGGCGAAGGACGTCTCGCTGATCGCGGTACGCGTACTCGACTGCACCGGCATCGGCAGCTACGCGCAGGTCATCGCCGGGATCGACTGGACCGTACAGAACGCGGTCCGGCCGTCGGTGGCCAACATGGGCATCGGTGGGGGCGCCAGCACCACCCTCGACGCCGCGGTGACGAACGCCATCATCCGCGGCATCTCGTTCGCCGTACCGGCGGGCAGTTCGTCGGCCAACGCCTGCAACTACTCGCCGTCGCGGGTGCCGACCGCGCTCACCGTCGCCGGTACGACGATCACCGACGCGAAGATGAGTTCGGCGAACTTCGGTAGCTGCCTGGACATCTTCGCCCCCGGCCAGGGCATCACGTCGACCTGGTACACGGGCGACACCGCCACCAACACGATCAGCGGCAGCTCGATGGCGTCGGCGCACGTCGCCGGGTGCGTCGCGCTGCTGCTCCAGGCGAACCCGACCTGGAGCCCGGCGCAGCTGGCGAGCTATCTCGCCGCCGTGTCGACCGGCGGGGTGGTGGGCGCCCCCGGTGCCGGGTCACCCAACCGACTGCTCTACTGCGGTCCCTGA